The DNA segment attttgaagagGTGGAAAAATAATACATGCATCAGGACTTTCCGATCAcccaatatttttcaaatgaaaaaaatgattcaagAAGACAAATTTCTGTATTCTGAACTTGTTAGTTTGAATACAATTAAGAGGGAGtattatttgttgaaaaaattgagtagCTATCTGTCGTTATGGCCTTGACATCAGCCTACATAGACCACTGGAGAAAGCTAAGAGATCTGGACATTTCAACTTTTTAGATGATTTTCAACAGGCTGTATTTTGGAGAAAAATAATCGTACCGTCATTTTTAAAGGAGCAATTTGTAACTCCAAATGTCTTGTTTGTGAGCCCGAACTTACATATTCAGAGTTTTCTCCCCAatctttttcaattaattttgaaaaaaccactgacaaaaaagtttttcgatttttattttAAGTCTAACGGACTttagatgaattttttcgaCTTAATCACTATATGAACTGGGCAAATTTTTAATTGagcttcaatttcattttttttttcaacttcgatACCATCATTTCTTGCAGGGATATCGGACTCgaaatgaaaaagttatatTGTGTCTTGGATAATAATCAATATTTCAGCAACCAATGATCGCACAGAAAGTTTACGAAAGGTtccaaaaatttgaatgaattttctaCAACGATAAGCCATCGCTGTTCGAGAGATAAAAACTTTTCCATTTTTGACGTGATTTTGAAAAAACGACAAAAAAGGACTTCTGCTGGTTTTTTCTTAgtcgaaaaaatttttgaaaaattgacgTCTCACATTTTTCGTATTCATAATACTGAACAGAAGGAAAAAAATTCTGCCTTATTGAGCATTTTATGACGAAGTTTGAATtttgaagcaaaaaaaaatttcaaattttcaagttCAGTGGTTGATGGTCGGATTTACGCTTCCTAGAGGTCAATAAAATCCTATAACTCAGCGACCAACCGCCTTAAGAATGATGAGGTGTTGTTTTCCTTATTTCTCTGAAGTCATtgataataaattgaaaaaaaatgagcTCTCTTCGCGATAAAATGTGCAAAAGACGTATCGAGGTTTtgaaagaacaaaattgatGCTGAATAAACAAGTTATCCGGCCCATATGACaattaaattttaaaaaaaatcggtagactaagaaaaaattattgaaaaaatttgttcagGCCCAAAAACTAGACACGAGAAAGTGCACTTTTCTTGAAATGACATCATAACTTCAAGTTACAGtctttttctgaaactttttagttttcactcccaatatctggaacaaaatcaattaaaaaatttaaattaccgatttgctcctgcgtaaattttcACCTGTTGAAAATCACCAGCCGAGGAGTATTTTGTGATGTCCCCAAAAAATTTTGCAATGTTGCACAAGTCTTTCTATTGGTATTTCATAACTAGTTACtggatttcattgaaatttgaatttcgaaGACATATGAGTCAAATCCAACCACTTTCGAATAAGTCTTGGTGAAAATCAAAAAGCTTCAGATATCAAAATTTTCGTTCTACGAAAGTATCATTATTCTGCTGAGTTTCTGTATGATGAAGGGAAAATGCGGTTTGATTCAATAAAGAAGttgttgaaaattaaaaaatctatTCACAGAAATTCATTTACAAGTAGAGACCTCCATAAGTGTAAGCGCTAGGAACAGCGTATCTTGCAGCAATTGCTGGGGTAGCAACGCTCTTGGTGTTGGTGATGGTGCCAGATGGTCCAGCGATCACAGTATTTTCAGAAGAATGTCCAACGGTGGCAATTGGAGAAGAGTAGGCGGTGTAGGTAGAGGCAGCAAGAGGAGCGGAGTAAGCCAAAGGCGCGCTGTATGCCAAAGGTGTGTTGTAAGCCAAATGTGCGTTGTAGGCAAGGGGTGAAGAGTAGGCTGTAAGGGCTGGTACACCATAGGAGGTGGCAATCAAACCACTGGGAGCTACTATGCCTGCGCTAGCGGCGGCAACGACGGCAAAGAAAACTACGGCAGCCTACAAAGAAGAAAATCAAACAATCAATTAATCTGTAAGAATTCGAACAATGGATCTACGGTAGTTATACTTACGATTGAGTTCATGATGATTGTTTGTTGactggacgatttccactgacAAACACAAGTCGCTTCGCCCTTTTATATTCGTTTCGAATTTGATACAGATTGGGATAAAATACAACCTTGACACGCCCTGGCTATAATCCGCTGAACTTGTTCAAATAAAAATGCTAATTTCTTGAGATATAATCGGGGAGCTCCTACACCTTGTGTccgaattatataaaaaaactatattccgtgttttgaaatattttattgttttcagaGTTTGGCAATGCGAGTGGGACAAGAATACAGGGATTCGTAGTGATCTGAATTTTAGTCAAAGATTTCTGCTCAAGTTTTCTCAAAATACTTCGAAATTAAATACTTATGCATTACGTCTGGATTTTCTCATAATGTTTTCTAGGAATATTTTTCTAACTCTTCATTGTACATTtaacgattttttcaaatgtgggAAAGTATActttcaatattcaaaatgaaataaagaaTTGTCTAtgtcgaaatgaaaaatttcttaccAGGAAAATAAGATGAAATTAAAAAGTTCCTTGTTCGACCTTTATTTCATGAAGATATATGTACAGTGTGTTTCTAGTACAAAACTAAACATCAGTATGACATGTATTCTTCAGTCTTTACAGGTTATCTGATTTTGATATCGTAACAACTAGACATAAGAGAGGAAAGTTATTGAGGAAAAACCGTTTTTggagaaaaaattaattctgcagtTGTTAATATTGAATAGAGACAATTTTGCACCTTAACTCCTGCATTTTCCGAAAACGGCAATATTTATACCATATTTTCTGGATAGTCTATCAATTCTTGACTAAAATAAAAGAATATAACTGtagttttatatttatcatttcaggcaattttattttaaattccCCCCTAGGAAATTCAACATCAATATTCGGTACACGGGTGTCCAGAATTATGTACTACATTAATTCCAAAAGCTGATATTACCAATAAAAATAAGGAAACTTcttttctttaactttttcgGGAAACTAATGAATAAGGGAGATACAACCCATCAAGGGAAAAATATCAGACATGCTGCGAAATAGGCATGATTTACAAAATTCACTGTCGACTACAATAATACAATATCAACACAAGAGTCAAAATTCCCAAGTTTACTTGATGTATTGCAGAAATGTAACGATTACAGCAGAACCCATACAGTAAGAAAGGTGTTTTTCCTGagaattgcaaaaaaatttaaaatttaatcGAATTATTTTACTACTTATATCTTAGTCCTTTTTTAACTTAATAAGGATAGGTACCCATTGTGAAGTTGAAATGTATTATTTTAAATTCACCACGTTTTAGAAAAAGCAGAAATCATGAATTATTGGAGGAAGCATTAATCCACCCTTATCCATTTATTATCCAAGAGAAGTTTATGAAtgagcaattttttttctaaaaaaccTGGCTCCTTTGTCGGAAACCTACTGGTCTGATGcaatttctgaaaataatatctatttgaaagaaaaataattgattttgaaTACATTATAGCGTGCTTATTTCGACtttaatagaaaaataaataatagaaaacataaaaattacAGTTTCAATTTCCTCATTCTGTAATTCTTCAATTATGTTTTATAAAAAATACCAACTTTCAACTCAAGATATCAGaagacagaaaaaaatttcattttacaatAATTGAAATATCAAGGGTTCagtagaataatacttcaaatcatttcaattctcaaaataAATATGAGTTATAGACATGTTTTCTCTAAATGAAAATGCTCAACAATATAATTTGTTCTCATCGAATACAAATATTGAAGTTCGCCCTTTGATAAGACTACTAAGGAAGCGGAATCGAAAAAAGTACAAATACGgatgaaatttcaattaaatCATTCTAAGGAAAGATTAACCCTTGAAATCAGAGTTTAATCTTGACTTTTTCGTGAACTTAACTGATAACTCTCCAATTTACCTGTTCTATAGATTGTAAAAAAAGTGATAAATGCCAGCCCAATATCCCAAAAGTTGTGGCGAGTCAAGGTCAATGCCGATCTCTGTTTTGAACCGACGATAAGATCAGTTCCTATAAAAACTGAAACACAAGTGAATTAAATCAGTGGATATCCTCCAGTCTTCGAACAAACATACATCATGAACTCAATCGTAAGTAACCCTCCACCTTCAAATGtattgaataaacattcatGTAATAATTTTTGCTTCTACAGGTTGCCGTAGTTTTCTTTGCCGCCCTTGCTGCCGCTAGCGCAGGCATAGTAACACCCAGCGGTTTGATCGCCACTTCTTACGCTGCTCCAGCCCTTGCCGGTTACTCTGCGCCACTTGCTTACAACGCCCATTTGGCCTACAATGCACCTTTGGCTTACAACACACCTTTGGCTTACAACGCCCCTTTGGCTTACACCGCACCTCTGACTGCCTCAGCCTACACCGCCTACTCAGCCCCAGTCGCTACTCTTGGACATGCTGCTGAAAGCACAGTAGTTGCTGGACCATCTGGAACCATCACCAACACCAAGAGCGTTGCTACCCCAACAATTGCTGCAAGGTACGCCGTTCCAAGCGCCTACACTTACGGAGGACTCTAtttgtaaataaattgattATCGAGACtgaataaatgtaaaaaaatctaTATCTTGTTGGTTTGTTATTTACTATAAGAAACGGGAAAAAATGCACCCTCCGAAATATGTTCAGATTACGATTTGGATTCGCAGATTTCGAATGATGAATCTAAACAGAGAATTGGAGCTGTTATGCAGAATTTTCCCTGAGAACCATTTGGGACAAGAATATAAGGCTAATTCCCAAGGGATTCAACTGATGGGTTTTGGGAGTTGCAAATCCAGGAAAATGCATTATGAAACGATAGTGTTCTCCTCGTGAAACTCCCAATGTAGCACAAAAAAGAATCGATAGCATGTTGTTCTTGTTTGTTAGAACTTATGAACACTTTCATTTTTCTCATGATGATGATGGTCGATTTCTTTCTATAAGGTATAGTTGGATATCTGTATCTCATGACGTCTCAGTCTACCACTGCATGTTGGGGATTCAGGGAATTACCATAAAAATGTCAGACATGATCAATTGATGATCCTAGGATTGGAGTGTCAATAAATTGACTAGATTTTGTTCAATGTAGTGCAAGATAAGGGCTCGCGGAGGGCATATAATAAAGGGTGCATTTTTCTTCATCCTTTAATGCTTGACGATCATTGATTCTTTTGGAATTCAAAGGATGCGGTCGAATGCAGTTAGGGTAGTACGCTACATCGCTGTGTTTATCAAGCTTTTTAAAACTCTTTTTGCTCCCATGCAAGAGTAGTTTTCGGCtcacggtttttttttcatttttctattATGTACATACTATTATAATATTGTTTGCTGTTTAGAGCTGAAATGAACAAAGTGTTTATAAGAAGATTATGGAGTTGGAGAAATCAAACTAatcaaaactcaaaattttcaatttgtaaCCTATATGTTTTGTTGATCGACTCGATTTTAGGTGAAAAAAGGAAGGGGTAAACTGAATGAATACTCATCAAATCTGAAAAGTTTGAATTTTCAACGTATATTTATTATTTGTTGTTAAtgtatattctttattatttcattcgattTCACGCAAAAAATAGAGGGGTTAACAAAATTAACCCTATACCTCACCATTTTCCTCAAAACTCCTAAACCGTTGATTTTCAACCCAAGGTATGACATACTGCTGAAATTTACATCACATCAGCTATCAAACCATAAAAACTTATACCGGGTGTGCCGATTGGAATAAGGAAGTATTAGACTGCTCCTGGTATAACCGAAATTTGTTGAGTACGAAAATATTTGAGAGAATAGGTTCTTTGTCGAAAaccccaacatgcaaattttcagcacagaATTGTGAATATATTTCGATAAACCTCTAATAAGACTTAGCGCCCTTAGCGGTAATATTAAACTTTCTTTGATTTTTCGAGATTACTTTACCTTCTCTACACATTCATACTATTGAAATTTGGATTGTGAGATTCTGAACataacattttgaaaattcaaattggtgatccaaaattgtattttccaagTGATTAAATGGTGGTATCAGGATCAAAAAACGGGAAAATTCTTTGAGCTGTATCCATGTTTATGTTGTTTAATGTTACATATTTTACACTGTAATTGCAAAATATTGTCTTAGTCTGTCATTCCTGCTTgttttatatatatttacatgttttgtttttggaatttttcattatatgcttcatattttcttgtagagccctgaatatggaaaaatatatttccgaaacgtcggcgaactgACACAGTATCATTTTCCCGTTTTTTGATCCTAATACCACCATTTAATCACTTGGAAAATAACATTTTGATTTTTTACTTCAATATGTTGCTACAAAgcaattttttagtttttgaatatcattatttttggAATTTCAGTACCTACCTATCTTACATTGTCCGATAGAACACGATTCTAGTTATCAACTTCTTCAGATTGTAGCTAGCTAGCTTAAAAAAAATCATGCATGGCAGAAAGGCGTATTTTGTTTTGAAATCTTCATACCCAACTATGAATTGTGAAAACATTACATAGGgtgttattgttttttgttttgacCCTTATAGTAAAAAACAAACCAACaagatatagattttttacatttatttcagtctcaataatcaatttatttacAAGTAGAGTCCTCCGTAAGTGTAGGCGCTGGGAACAGCGTACCTTGCAGCAATTGCTGGGGTAGCAACGCTCTTGGTGTTGGTGATGGTTCCAGATGGTCCAGCAACTACTGTGCTTTCAGCAGCATGTCCAAGAGTAGCGACTGGGGCTGAGTAGGCGGTGTAGGCTGAGGCAGTCAGAGGTGCGGTGTAAGCCAAAGGAGCGTTGTAAGTCAAAGGGGTGTTGTAGGCCAAAGGTGCATTGTAGGCCAAATGTGCGTTGTAAGCAAGTGGTGCAGAGTAACCGGCAAGGGCTGGAGCAGCGTAAGAAGTGGCGATCAAACCGTTGGGTGTTACTATGCCTGCGCTAGCGGCAGCAAGGGCGGCAAAGAAAACTACGGCAACCTGTAGAAGCAAAAATAATCACATGAATCTATTTTCATTCAATACATTTGAAGGTGGAGGGTTACTTACGATTGAGTTCATGATGTATGTTTGTTGGACGACTGGAGGATATCCACTGACTTGATTCAGTTGGGTTTCAGTTTTTATAGCAACTGATCCTATCGTCAGTATAAAATAGAGATCGGCGTTAACCTTGACTCGCCAAACTTTCCGGGTATTGGGCGGTggtatttgttattttttttttcagtctagAGAACAAGTAAATTGACGTGTCATTTCCCTGTCGTAATTTGCATCTTCTGGAGAATGTATTTAGTTTTGGGAGAgaagaattcattgaattcTGTGGAAATCCCCCGAGAACTTCGTTTTTCAACGAATAATATGATATCCGAAAAGGATTTCTACATTGAAATAATTATCTCGATAGTTCTCACATCCATTTTTGAGTTGGACTCGTTTCTCAAGTTAAGAAAATATTCATAACGATGCATAATATGATACCGAGCTTAAAACTTGATCGCTTTCCATATTTATACTTCAATACTTCATGAACAGATTTTTgattttaattcaatttcagatcaGTTCATTTAAGTTGGTATTTGAGTTTATTTTTGATAACTTTGAAAGAAAAATGCGCGGGTTTCAACTTCGAAACTGCATGGACTCCATGAGTATATATCACCAATATTTTCATAATCATAGGGTTCTATATATCatacaatttatttatttatttaacataCAAACAGGTACCCCAACAGAAATACATCTAATCACAAGGGTCCACAACAAATAATAAAGATATTGAACTAGtcaacaatacaaaaaaaaaaaataatttctcccaagcgaaattttgagaaatattATCTAAGAAATGCTACATTTTAGGTGGAAGGAACTTCGGGAATCCTCctcctatttatttattttgaatcGGAATATAATGGTTTCTATAAAAACCATGCATATGTatgttgtatacagggtgttcctaaattgaacgtacaaacga comes from the Coccinella septempunctata chromosome 2, icCocSept1.1, whole genome shotgun sequence genome and includes:
- the LOC123308596 gene encoding cuticle protein 12.5-like — protein: MNSIVAVVFFAALAAASAGIVTPSGLIATSYAAPALAGYSAPLAYNAHLAYNAPLAYNTPLAYNAPLAYTAPLTASAYTAYSAPVATLGHAAESTVVAGPSGTITNTKSVATPTIAARYAVPSAYTYGGLYL
- the LOC123308597 gene encoding uncharacterized protein LOC123308597 translates to MNSIAAVVFFAVVAAASAGIVAPSGLIATSYGVPALTAYSSPLAYNAHLAYNTPLAYSAPLAYSAPLAASTYTAYSSPIATVGHSSENTVIAGPSGTITNTKSVATPAIAARYAVPSAYTYGGLYL
- the LOC123308595 gene encoding cuticle protein 12.5-like, translating into MNSIVAVVFFAALAAASAGIVTPNGLIATSYAAPALAGYSAPLAYNAHLAYNAPLAYNTPLTYNAPLAYTAPLTASAYTAYSAPVATLGHAAESTVVAGPSGTITNTKSVATPAIAARYAVPSAYTYGGLYL